One Pseudomonadota bacterium DNA window includes the following coding sequences:
- a CDS encoding ZIP family metal transporter, whose protein sequence is MFTIIGSIGAVTGASFVLLFNEKYRRILISFLVSYATGTLLGSAFLGMIPKALHLSSPFVVSATILAGLLLFFLLEKLVIWRHCHAENCETHTRAGTLILIGDAFHNFVDGTVITAAFLSDIHLGIITSIAVIAHEIPQEMGDFAILLESGYTKRKAYLYNLLSSITAVFGAIIAYFYLKTTQTLVPFVLAISAASFIYIALADLIPGLHRTIEFKSSLIQLALLLSGIGTIAVFVLQH, encoded by the coding sequence GTGTTTACCATCATCGGCAGTATTGGTGCAGTTACCGGAGCATCATTCGTCTTGCTGTTCAATGAAAAGTACCGTCGGATACTGATCTCCTTTTTGGTGAGTTATGCGACAGGGACATTACTGGGCTCCGCCTTTCTCGGCATGATACCGAAAGCACTGCACCTGTCTTCCCCTTTTGTCGTTTCAGCCACAATCCTTGCCGGTCTTCTCCTCTTTTTCCTTCTCGAAAAGCTTGTTATATGGCGGCACTGTCATGCGGAAAACTGTGAAACCCATACAAGGGCAGGTACCCTTATCCTTATTGGCGATGCCTTTCACAACTTTGTTGACGGAACTGTTATTACAGCAGCTTTTTTGTCGGATATTCATCTTGGCATCATAACATCGATAGCGGTAATTGCCCATGAGATTCCTCAGGAAATGGGAGATTTTGCGATCCTCCTTGAAAGTGGTTATACAAAAAGAAAAGCGTACCTGTATAACCTCTTATCTTCAATCACAGCAGTTTTCGGCGCCATAATCGCATACTTTTATCTGAAGACAACCCAGACACTGGTACCCTTTGTGCTTGCTATATCCGCCGCAAGTTTTATTTATATCGCCCTTGCTGATCTAATCCCAGGCCTGCACCGAACCATAGAGTTTAAGAGCAGTCTCATCCAGTTGGCTTTGCTTTTATCGGGAATCGGCACAATAGCCGTTTTTGTATTACAACACTAA
- a CDS encoding cation diffusion facilitator family transporter, translating into MENTNSHMESLKRGQRVALTATIAIFLLAVAKFFTGYLFDSRILIADAFHSGVDVLAIFASWFGLWLASRKESTRFPYGLYKAETFVTLLVGVLVVWAGFENFVAGYGKLFLPAPHHAFPTLPVLVSGISVFVSYFVARMEKETGVFINSGALQANASEAFLDIGTSLVVLTGILLAHAKIPYIEGSIVMLIALLIIRLGAKNIWTPLLILMDANLDPELQSEIEEKISSVNGVKGVRDVKIRQSGPFKMVECDIATGPSVSVYKAHELADKIEDLIASDYNQIESVFVHVEPAKQDTLSVIIPVKEINGLDSTIHGHFGRAPYFIILKLDDKGGAEIEDFYYNEFLGEKDRIHIGVKVIKAVIKHNLDIVFTPKIGEIAFYMLKDNFIDIYRAEAGATVRKIIEQYHNGEMEPIVEPHPAEESEIERQKADSL; encoded by the coding sequence GTGGAAAACACGAATAGTCACATGGAGTCTCTAAAACGGGGTCAAAGGGTAGCCCTAACCGCAACTATCGCCATATTCCTTCTTGCAGTTGCTAAGTTTTTCACCGGTTATCTCTTTGACTCCAGAATTCTCATTGCAGACGCCTTTCACAGCGGCGTTGACGTACTCGCTATCTTTGCTTCGTGGTTTGGTCTTTGGCTTGCCTCCCGAAAGGAGAGCACGAGATTTCCCTATGGACTATATAAGGCTGAGACATTTGTTACCCTTCTTGTTGGCGTTCTTGTCGTATGGGCCGGTTTTGAAAACTTTGTTGCGGGATACGGGAAGCTTTTTCTTCCGGCTCCTCACCATGCATTTCCGACGTTACCTGTTTTGGTAAGTGGTATATCAGTCTTCGTATCGTATTTTGTAGCAAGGATGGAAAAAGAAACAGGTGTTTTCATCAATTCCGGAGCCCTTCAGGCTAATGCGTCCGAGGCCTTTCTCGACATTGGTACCTCATTGGTTGTGCTCACAGGTATTCTTTTAGCCCATGCAAAGATTCCCTATATTGAGGGTTCTATTGTGATGCTTATTGCGCTGCTTATCATCAGGCTGGGAGCAAAAAACATTTGGACACCGCTTCTGATCCTAATGGATGCGAACCTTGATCCAGAGCTGCAGTCAGAGATAGAGGAGAAGATATCCTCTGTTAACGGCGTTAAGGGAGTTAGGGACGTGAAGATACGCCAATCCGGACCGTTTAAAATGGTAGAGTGTGACATCGCCACGGGTCCCTCGGTCTCTGTATATAAAGCACATGAACTCGCCGATAAGATCGAGGACCTTATAGCAAGTGACTATAATCAGATCGAATCAGTTTTTGTTCATGTTGAACCGGCGAAACAGGATACGCTATCCGTCATTATCCCGGTCAAAGAGATTAACGGACTGGATTCAACAATTCATGGCCACTTCGGCAGGGCACCTTACTTTATTATTCTGAAACTGGACGACAAAGGGGGTGCGGAGATAGAAGATTTCTATTACAACGAGTTCCTCGGGGAAAAGGATCGCATACACATAGGGGTCAAGGTTATTAAGGCTGTGATTAAGCATAACCTGGATATTGTGTTTACCCCTAAGATCGGAGAAATAGCTTTTTATATGCTGAAAGACAATTTTATCGATATTTACAGGGCAGAGGCGGGAGCAACAGTGCGCAAGATCATAGAACAATATCACAACGGTGAGATGGAGCCGATTGTAGAACCCCATCCTGCAGAGGAATCGGAGATTGAACGGCAGAAGGCGGATTCTCTGTGA